The genomic stretch GTCCAGGTATCCCGTTCGGGTGAGGACATTTCCATCACGGTGGAAGATGACGGCCGCGGCTTTTCGCCCATCGTACTCAAAGACGCCCGTGGCATTGGCTGGAGCAATATCCAGAGCCGGGTGGAATATTTAAAGGGCAGGCTGGATGTGCAGTCGGCCCCGGGAAAAGGCACTTCCGTACTGATAGAGCTCAAAGCCTGAACCCTGCGTTAATGGACATTACGTTTACCGCAATGAAGCGGAAGCGGTTGGTTATGTGAAGGCGCACAATAGCTGGCCTTGATCATTTTCACGCCCACGCCGGTACAATGACCAGAAGTAGTGCCATAAATGCCCATCCCGATAGAAGAACTTCTCATCAGGTGGCCATAAAACAGTACTGCCATCAGCCGGCAAACATAGCTCCTCCTTAGGACCGCCTCAGCCGGAACATTTCAAAATATTTTTATGACCCTGGTCCTGGCCCGCAAATGTCCGGACCAGGCGCCTGCAACGGAATCTCAGATTGTCAGGGATCCGCTGAAACGCAATACTGTTACGCAATACATCAGCAGGATGCACCCCGCCAGCAAAAGTAGACCACCCGTTTTCTTTTCCTGATCCCGGCCCGGAAACAAAAACATTTAAAAAAGTTTCTGCGTACAATTTTACGCAAAGGGAATAATTTCCGAAATTTCGATAAAATACCATAAGCATTCGCCTATATCTCGAAGAAAACAAGTGACTACCTGTTTTATCTTTGTTATAGTAGAAAAAACGATTGCCTGACATGAATAACCCTGGCGTATTCCTGAAAGAGATTGACTGGCCCGACTTTGGCCAGGCCCCTCCGGTGACAGCACCAACTGCCGGCGAGTTACAGACCCGCCTGCAACTGTGCCGGGAGATGATGACGGAACGCGGCCTTACCCACCTGGTGGTGTACGCCGACCGGGAACATTCCGGCAACCTGCTTTACCTCACTCATTTTGATCCGCGCTTTGAAGAAGCCTTACTGATACTGAACAGGACCAATACGCCCTTGCTGCTGGTAGGCAATGAATGTGTAGGCCACCTGCCCGTATCCCCGCTGTACAATGCCGGTGGCCTGCGGTACGAACGGTACCAGCCTTTCTCCCTGCTGAGCCAGCCCAGGAACGACAGCAGGTCCCTGGCCGCCATCCTGAAAAGCGAAGGTATCCAGCCTGGTTCCCGCGTAGGTTGTATCGGCTGGAAATATTTCACGGCCGCCGAGTTCCCCGAACCGGAACTGGCCATTGAGCTGCCCGCCATCATTGTGGATGTTTTACGCAGCCTTTGCGGCCGGGAACAGGTGGTGAACGCCAGTGATATCCTGCTGTCGCCAGCCTATGGACTGAAAGCCAGCTGCTCCGTATACGAGATCGCACAATTTGAGCTTTCCAATATCATGGCCTCAGAAGGCATGAAGCGCCTGCTGCAAAATTTCCGGTATGGCATCACGGATTTTGAACTGGTGCAGGAATACCAATACACTGGTTATCCGCTGGGTTGCCATATCGGGATGAAAAGCTCGGGCAACCAGCATATCGGTCTCTCCAGCCCCGTGGGCGCGCTGATCCGCAAAGGCGATCCCTGCTCTACCAACCTCTCGTACTGGGGCAGTAACAGCTGCCGGGCCGGCTGGGTAGCCGCCAGTGCGGACGACCTGCCCGAAGCAGCCCGGGATTATGTGGAGCGTTTTGCCGGTCCTTATTTCTATGCCTGCGCCCAGTGGTTGCAGCAGCTGAAGATCGGTGCCAAAGGCAGGGACCTCTATCAGCTGGTGCAGGACCTGCTGCCCTTTGATCAGTTTGCCGTATTCCTGAATCCCGGTCACCTCATCCATTTTGAAGAATGGACCAGCAGTCCCATCTATGAAGGCTCGGAAGATACTATCCGCTCAGGCATGTACCTGCAGGTAGATATCATTCCCCGGTCCAAAACCTATTTCTCTTCCCGCATGGAAGATGGCGTAGTGATAGCCGATGCGGCGCTGCGCCAGGCTTTACAGCAGCAGTACCCTGCCGTTTATGAGCGTTGCAGAACGCGCCGGCAGTTCATGATAGATACCCTTGGCATCCAGTTACCGGAAGAAGTGCTTCCATTATCCAATATCCCGGGAATAGTACCACCGTTCTTTTTGGATCATCGAACCGTTCTAAGCTTAAAAAACTAACTGCATGGCAAAATTCTTATTATTCCTCCTCCTGTTACCCGCAGGAGTAATGGCCGGTCATCCACCGCTGGCCGGCAAGCGTATCCTGACCCTGGGTATCCGCAATGAATCCAATACATTTTCCACAGCGCCCACCCGCGAGTCCGATTTCACGGTACAGCGCGGACCCGAAGTGCTGGCCGCTGCCAGCTGGGCGGCAGCCTGCAAGGCAGCGGGGGTGGAAGTGATCTCCACGGTACATGCCTATGCCTGGCCCGGTGGCGTGGTAGAAAAAAAGGCTTTTGAAAAATTCAGGGACGAGATCCTGGCAGGCATCCGCAAAGCCGGCCCACTGGACGGCGTATACATGGAAATGCATGGCGCCCTGCATGTGGAAGGATATGATGATGCGCAGGCCTCCCTGGTCAGTGATATCCGCCAGCTGGTAGGAACGCAGACCCTGATTGCCGGCAGTTTTGATCTGCATGGTAATTTGTCGCCCGCCTTTGTACAGCACCTCAACCTCCTGTCCGGTTACCGTACTGCGCCGCACAGGGATGTGGAAGAGACCAGGCAGCGCGCCGTGAATATGCTCCTGACCGCACTGGCAAAAGGCTTGCGCCCGCATATTGAATGCATTACTATTCCCATCCTGGTGCCCGGTGAAAAAAGCATTACCGATGTACTGCCACTCAAAGCCATCTATGAGCAGATCCCCGCTGTGAGCAGCCGTCCCGGACTGATGGACGCTTCCATCTTTGCCGGCTACTGCTGGGCCGATCTGCCACGCTCCGCCATGCGGGTCTTTGTAGTGGCCGAAAGCGATGAATATAAAGAGCAGGCCCGCAAAGCAGCAGAAGAGCTGGCGCAGCAGATCTGGGACAAAAGGCAGGAGCTGCAGCTGAGTGTGCCTTCGGGCAGTTTTGCAGCCATGCTGCAGGAAGCAGCAAAGCACAAGGGTAAGACCGTTTTCATTTCTGATTCAGGTGATAATACCACTGCCGGCGCACCCGGCGATAATACCCATGTACTGGCCACCCTGCTGGAAAAGAAAACAAAGAAAGTACTGGTGGCCGGCCTGGTGGATCCCGAGGCTTTTGCACAATGCAGCCAGCAAAAGGTCAATGAAACTATCCGTCTTTCCCTGGGCGGCAAAACAGACTATACCTTCTCCAGACCTGTTACCATCACCGGTAAGATCCTGTATAAATCCGCACCCGAGACCATTGATAACAAACGCGGCGCCATCCTGCTGGATATAGATGGCGTGAGCACCGTGATCCTGAACAACCGCCGCTCTTTTACGGAAACGCGCGATTTCCGTGAGATAGGCGTGGACCCTTTGCAATATGATATAGTAGTGGTCAAACTGGGCTACCTGTTCCCGCAGCTGCGGGCCATAGCACCGGTGCAACTGATGGCGCTGACCGCCGGGTTCTGTAACCTGGACATACCTACGCTGCCCTATAAACGGGTAGCCAGGCCCAGCTATCCGCTTGACCTGGATATGAGTTGGAGCGCCATCCATTCTACAAACTATTAACTGCAAACTCATGAGACCGATTTACCAGGAACTGCCTTTCAGCCGGTCCAACCATGTGAACGTGTACAAGGAAGAGCTGCCCTGTTTCATTGTTCCCTGGCATTACCACCCGGAGATAGAGATCATCTATATCCTGGAAGGCACCGGCACCCGCTTTGTTGGTGATCATGTGGAGGAATACCAGGAGGGCGACCTCTGCATTGTTGGCCCCAACCTGCCACATGAATGGCGGAACCATAAGGCCTTCAGCGAAAAAGGTTCCAACCTCAAAGCCTCCTGCTTCTGCATCTTTTTCCAGAAAGATATTTTTGGGGAGAACCTGATGAGCTTTCCGGAAATGGAAAATATCAAACAGCTGCTGGCCCGCTCGGTCCGGGGTATCAAGTTCACCGGGGAATCCCGCCTCCGTATCACACAACTGGTGAAAGAATATGTGTTTGAAAGCGGCGCCGCAAGGATCGCCAGGCTGATCACCCTGCTGGAATGCATGGCCACCGCGGAAGAGTACCAACAGCTGGCCAGCCTGGGCTATTGCCGCAGCAGCGTGGACGAGGGTGATGAGGCCAGGTTCACTGTGATCTACCAGTATATCATGAAAAATTTCTCCCGGTCTATCCGCCTGGAGGAAGTGTCCTCACTGGTGGGACTTACCCCCAACGCCTTCTGCCGGTATTTCAGGGAACGAACCAAGAAAACATTCATCCAGTACCTGAATGAAGTGCGGATAGGGCATGCCAAGAAATTACTGATAGAAGGGAAGATGACCATCGCCACCCTGAGCATGCAGGCCGGCTTTAACAACCTGTCCAATTTCATTGATCAGTTCAAAAGGTTCACCCGGATGTCCCCCTCGGAATACCAGCGTAAATACGGAGAGGCACAAACGCGGGACCTGGTTTAAGCACTAACAACGTCAAGTATTACTTGCCATAAATCACCAATTGCACCACTAAAAAAAAATTCCTGTAACAAAACAAACACCTGCAGTGCAGCCCGTTTGACGGCTGCACCCTGGACCTGTCATGCGTTTATAACACCATCAAACTAACAGATATGAAAGCTACACCAGTACTGCATACACCTGGTAAGGGATTGTTTTGCCCCTCACTGAGGAACGGGCTGCTGCTCCTGTTCCTGCTACTTGCCAATTATTTCACCGCTTCCGCCCAGGACCGCACTATCAGCGGCACCGTGGTCAACAGCAAAGGTGAAGGCCTCTCCGGCGTCACCGTTGCCGCCAGCATCAGCAACCGCACCGTCAACACCACCACCGATGAAGCCGGGAAATTCTCCCTGCGCATTCCCACCGGTACCGGTACCCTGACCATTTCCTATGTAGGCATGAAAACCCTGACCCAGGCCATCAACGGCCAGACCCAGTTCTCCATCACCCTGGAAGACGAAGGCGCCCTGCTGAACGAGGTGGTGGCCATTGGTTATGGCACCATGCGCAAGCGGGACCTGTCCGGCTCCGTAGCTAATATCTCGGAGAAGGATTTCAACAAAGGCGTGGTCACTTCGCCCGAGCAGCTGATGCAGGGCAAGGTCTCCGGCCTGGTGATCACCCGCAATGGCGGCGATCCAACCGCACAGCCCACCATGCGCCTGCGCGGCTCTACCTCGCTGCTGGGGGGCAACGGCCCACTGGTGGTGATAGACGGAGTGCCAGGCGCTTCCATGAACACCGTGGCGCCGCAGGATATTGCCAGCATCAGCGTACTGAAAGACGCCTCGGCCACAGCCATCTACGGCGCAAGAAGCGCCAACGGGGTGATCCTGATCACCACCAAAAAAGGCAGGCCCGGCAAAACCCTGGTCACCTACAGCGGGTACTATGCCACGGAAAAATTGCGTAAGAACCTGGATATCCTGACTGCCGATGAATGGCGGCAGTATGTCAAGGACAACAATATCACCAATGCCATGGACTATGGCGCCAATACCAACTGGCACGAGGAGATCTACCGTACCGGTTCTTCCCAGAATCATAACCTCAACCTCACCGGCGGTACGGAGAATTCCACCTATCGTGCGTCCCTGAACGTCCTGGACCAGAAAGGCATTGCCATAAACAATGACCTGCAACGTGTGAACGGCAGTTTCTCCTTTGACCAGCAGGCCCTGGACGGCAAGCTCCGCTTCCTGCTCAATGCCAATACCACCGTGGAGACCTTCAGCAATGTGCCCACTCCCAATGTATTTGCCTATGCGTCCAACCTGAACCCCACCATACCGGTGTATACGCCGGAAGGGAATTTCATGGAAGTGACCGGCTATGAATATTTCAACCCGGTGGCCATGCTGCACCAGATGACCTCGGACAGCAAGCGCAACCAGTTCCTGGGCCGCATGCAGCTGGACTATAATTTCCTGCCCGGCTTCACCGCTTCTGTTAATGGCGCTTTCTCCCGCGATAACCTGATGACCGGTTATTTTGAATCCCGCAACTCCCGCTCGGCCGAGACCATCAATGGCCTGGCGCGCCGCACCGCTTCGGAGTACAATACAAAATTGCTGGAGACTACGCTGACCTATGATAAAAGGGTAGGAGACAAACACCGCATCAATGCCATTGCCGGTTACTCGTACCAGGAGTTCACCCCGGAGAATTTCAGCGCACAGAACCGCAATTTCATCACGGATAATTTTTCCTATAATAACCTGGGGGCCGGCAATAACCTGCAGCCTACCGATGTCAGCAGCTATAAGGAAGCCAATAAGCTGATCTCTTTTTATACCCGCGCCAACTATTCCTTTGACGGCAAATACATTTTCACCGGTACTATCCGTCGTGATGGCAGTACCCGGTTCGGGGATGATAACAAATGGGGTTATTTCCCTTCCGGCTCCGTGGCCTGGGTCATCAGCCGGGAAAATTTCATGCAGGATATCAGCTTCCTCAATGAGCTGAAACTGCGTGTCAGCTATGGTATCACAGGTAACCAGGATATTCCTAACTACAGATCACGCGCACTCTATGGCGCAGCCGGTTACTACTACCAGGGCGGTCAGTTCCTGACCCAGTATGCGCCCAACCAGAATCCCAACCCACACCTGCGCTGGGAAAAAACAGCCCAGCTGGATATCGGTATTGATTATGCCTTCCTGGGCGGCAGACTGCGCGGCAGCCTGGACTATTATAGCAAACAGACCAGCGACCTGCTCTATGATTATCCC from Candidatus Pseudobacter hemicellulosilyticus encodes the following:
- a CDS encoding AraC family transcriptional regulator; translated protein: MRPIYQELPFSRSNHVNVYKEELPCFIVPWHYHPEIEIIYILEGTGTRFVGDHVEEYQEGDLCIVGPNLPHEWRNHKAFSEKGSNLKASCFCIFFQKDIFGENLMSFPEMENIKQLLARSVRGIKFTGESRLRITQLVKEYVFESGAARIARLITLLECMATAEEYQQLASLGYCRSSVDEGDEARFTVIYQYIMKNFSRSIRLEEVSSLVGLTPNAFCRYFRERTKKTFIQYLNEVRIGHAKKLLIEGKMTIATLSMQAGFNNLSNFIDQFKRFTRMSPSEYQRKYGEAQTRDLV
- a CDS encoding M81 family metallopeptidase; this translates as MAKFLLFLLLLPAGVMAGHPPLAGKRILTLGIRNESNTFSTAPTRESDFTVQRGPEVLAAASWAAACKAAGVEVISTVHAYAWPGGVVEKKAFEKFRDEILAGIRKAGPLDGVYMEMHGALHVEGYDDAQASLVSDIRQLVGTQTLIAGSFDLHGNLSPAFVQHLNLLSGYRTAPHRDVEETRQRAVNMLLTALAKGLRPHIECITIPILVPGEKSITDVLPLKAIYEQIPAVSSRPGLMDASIFAGYCWADLPRSAMRVFVVAESDEYKEQARKAAEELAQQIWDKRQELQLSVPSGSFAAMLQEAAKHKGKTVFISDSGDNTTAGAPGDNTHVLATLLEKKTKKVLVAGLVDPEAFAQCSQQKVNETIRLSLGGKTDYTFSRPVTITGKILYKSAPETIDNKRGAILLDIDGVSTVILNNRRSFTETRDFREIGVDPLQYDIVVVKLGYLFPQLRAIAPVQLMALTAGFCNLDIPTLPYKRVARPSYPLDLDMSWSAIHSTNY
- a CDS encoding TonB-dependent receptor → MKATPVLHTPGKGLFCPSLRNGLLLLFLLLANYFTASAQDRTISGTVVNSKGEGLSGVTVAASISNRTVNTTTDEAGKFSLRIPTGTGTLTISYVGMKTLTQAINGQTQFSITLEDEGALLNEVVAIGYGTMRKRDLSGSVANISEKDFNKGVVTSPEQLMQGKVSGLVITRNGGDPTAQPTMRLRGSTSLLGGNGPLVVIDGVPGASMNTVAPQDIASISVLKDASATAIYGARSANGVILITTKKGRPGKTLVTYSGYYATEKLRKNLDILTADEWRQYVKDNNITNAMDYGANTNWHEEIYRTGSSQNHNLNLTGGTENSTYRASLNVLDQKGIAINNDLQRVNGSFSFDQQALDGKLRFLLNANTTVETFSNVPTPNVFAYASNLNPTIPVYTPEGNFMEVTGYEYFNPVAMLHQMTSDSKRNQFLGRMQLDYNFLPGFTASVNGAFSRDNLMTGYFESRNSRSAETINGLARRTASEYNTKLLETTLTYDKRVGDKHRINAIAGYSYQEFTPENFSAQNRNFITDNFSYNNLGAGNNLQPTDVSSYKEANKLISFYTRANYSFDGKYIFTGTIRRDGSTRFGDDNKWGYFPSGSVAWVISRENFMQDISFLNELKLRVSYGITGNQDIPNYRSRALYGAAGYYYQGGQFLTQYAPNQNPNPHLRWEKTAQLDIGIDYAFLGGRLRGSLDYYSKQTSDLLYDYPVPSPPYQFPTMLANVGEVSNKGIELSIDGTIIEQKDFQWTAGINFARNKNMLKSLSDNEFSLDVVYTGEWALGGLQETPQILKPGYAIGTFYGAKYTGRDNNGIFQFEDVSGDGKFVYADDRTVIGNAQPKFTMNFSNMFNYKNFSLAFLFRGVFGNDIANSTALYLNDQNRLPGNNVLKSALDIAKQPLVYSSYYIEDGSFVRLEYLSLAYNVPVKPQSKVKNLQVSLTANNLFLITNYTGIDPEVNADGLVLGIDARNYYPKTRAISLGVNVSF